A genomic stretch from Zea mays chloroplast, complete genome includes:
- the rps7 gene encoding ribosomal protein S7, with the protein MSRRGTAEKRTAKSDPIFRNRLVNMVVNRIMKDGKKSLAYQILYRAVKKIQQKTETNPLLVLRQAIRRVTPNIGVKTRRNKKGSTRKVPIEIGSKQGRALAIRWLLEASQKRPGRNMAFKLSSELVDAAKGSGGAIRKKEATHRMAEANRALAHFR; encoded by the coding sequence ATGTCACGTCGAGGTACTGCAGAAAAAAGAACCGCAAAATCCGATCCAATTTTTCGTAATCGATTAGTTAACATGGTGGTTAACCGTATTATGAAAGACGGAAAAAAATCATTGGCTTATCAAATTCTCTATCGAGCCGTGAAAAAGATTCAACAAAAGACAGAAACAAATCCACTATTGGTTTTACGTCAAGCAATACGTAGAGTAACTCCCAATATAGGAGTAAAAACAAGACGTAATAAAAAAGGATCGACGCGGAAAGTTCCGATTGAAATAGGATCTAAACAAGGAAGAGCACTTGCCATTCGTTGGTTATTAGAAGCATCCCAAAAGCGTCCGGGTCGAAATATGGCTTTCAAATTAAGTTCCGAATTAGTAGATGCTGCCAAAGGGAGTGGGGGTGCCATACGCAAAAAGGAAGCGACTCATAGAATGGCAGAGGCAAATAGAGCTCTTGCACATTTTCGTTAA
- a CDS encoding hypothetical protein (ORF58), with translation MNFIVIEIHVLPRQNFELAILLPNRQRLTSVERLIHSDRYEDPTPLHCQNPCSIFEAG, from the coding sequence ATGAATTTCATAGTAATAGAAATCCATGTCCTACCGAGACAGAATTTCGAACTTGCTATCCTCTTGCCTAATAGGCAAAGATTGACCTCTGTAGAAAGACTGATTCATTCGGATCGATATGAGGACCCAACTCCGTTGCATTGCCAGAATCCATGTTCCATATTTGAAGCGGGTTGA